From Ananas comosus cultivar F153 linkage group 8, ASM154086v1, whole genome shotgun sequence, one genomic window encodes:
- the LOC109713957 gene encoding uncharacterized protein LOC109713957 — protein sequence MEGWFGRSKKSGNSSSKEDNKEIKGEAEYQKHVGKSNSKVVVDGREIRELVENKEAFSSFVDHKFHELDRDRDGKLSVKELQPAVADIGAALGLPAQGASTQSDHIYSEVLSEFTHGKQDKVSKSEFQEVLTDILLGMAAGLKRDPIVILRIDGEDLKEFVESPRFEPEAIAVFSQLESENAPLRECLKRALQQLTVEHGMPPASDPLVVSKIVEPALSEISANQLEQPASQEAFLEEFKKLLNIITRRLLQHPVIVAHTENTFDGSGVKRLLSNKFELDKLLDSVWREVPKDRHHKSSKEYLRVALDSMAPSANLPPYGAVDQVDAVVNEAFKMVQADDGKIVDEAEFKQALTEILGSIMLQLEGTPIFISSNTVVHEPHAPSTSTLLPVAAPPNGQEQ from the exons ATGGAGGGTTGGTTTGGGAGGAGCAAGAAGAGTGGGAACAGTAGTTCCAAGGAGGATAACAAGGAGATCAAAGGAGAAGCAGAATATCAAAAACATGTAGGGAAAAGCAATAGCAAGGTGGTGGTGGATGGGAGGGAGATAAGGGAATTGGTGGAGAACAAGGAGGCGTTCAGTAGCTTCGTGGACCACAAGTTTCACGAGCTCGACCGCGACCGCGACGGCAAGCTCTCCGTCAAGGAGCTCCAGCCCGCCGTCGCCGACATCGGCGCCGCCCTCGGCCTCCCCGCCCAGGGCGCCTCCACCCAATCCGACCACATCTACTCTGAG GTTTTGAGTGAGTTCACTCATGGGAAGCAAGATAAGGTGAGCAAATCCGAGTTCCAGGAAGTGCTTACTGATATTTTACTAGGAATGGCCGCCGGACTCAAGAGGGACCCTATAGTGATTTTACGAATCGACGGAGAGGATCTCAAGGAGTTCGTCGAGAGTCCAAGGTTCGAACCGGAGGCGATCGCAGTGTTCTCTCAATTGGAGTCGGAGAACGCCCCTTTGCGCGAATGCTTGAAGAGGGCTCTGCAGCAACTCACTGTCGAGCACGGAATGCCTCCCGCGTCGGACCCTTTG gtagtGAGCAAAATCGTCGAACCCGCTCTGAGTGAAATTTCTGCCAATCAACTTGAACAGCCGGCTTCTCAAGAGGCATTCTTGGAAGAATTCAAGAAGTTGTTGAACATTATAACTCGACGACTCCTGCAGCACCCTGTTATTGTCGCCCATACAGAGAACACCTTCGACGGAAGTGGCGTCAAGAGACTGCTGTCGAACAAATTTGAATTGGACAAG TTGTTGGATTCTGTTTGGAGAGAAGTACCGAAGGATCGGCACCACAAGTCATCAAAGGAGTACCTTCGAGTGGCGCTCGACTCAATGGCTCCATCTGCGAATTTACCTCCTTACGGCGCTGTTGATCAG gTGGATGCTGTTGTGAATGAGGCCTTCAAGATGGTGCAAGCAGACGACGGGAAGATCGTGGACGAGGCCGAGTTCAAGCAAGCCCTCACGGAGATCCTCGGGAGCATCATGCTCCAGTTAGAAGGTACACCGATCTTCATCTCGTCCAACACCGTCGTCCACGAGCCCCATGCCCCCTCAACTTCGACTCTTTTACCTGTAGCAGCCCCTCCAAATGGCCAAGAACAGTGA
- the LOC109713958 gene encoding WD repeat-containing protein 82-B: MEREEKVSMELADEVIKSMEVGMAFRDYNGRISSMDYHSRASNFLVTASDDESIRLYDVQNAVCLKTINSKKYGVDLVCFTDSPSIVIYSSKNGWDESLRLLSLNDNKYLRYFKGHHDRVVSLSLCPRKEYFISGSIDRTVLLWDQRAERAQGLLRVQGRPAVSFDDQGLVFAIAYGGRIRMFDSRKYDKGPFDVFSVGGDDSEANVIKFSNDGKLMLLTTKDGHVHVLDSFRGNTISTYNVKPVSSYATLEASFSPDGTHVISGSGDGSVYAWNVRGGKVACWGSTDTEPPLIKWAPGCLMFTTGSSELSFWVPDLSKLGSFAGIK; encoded by the exons atggagagggaggagaaagtGTCCATGGAGCTCGCCGACGAGGTCATCAAGAGCATGGAGGTTGGCATGGCCTTCCGAGATTAC AACGGTAGGATCAGCTCCATGGATTATCACAGCAGGGCTAGTAATTTCCTGGTGACGGCCAGTGATGATGAATCGATTCGCCTCTACGATGTTCAGAATGCTGT GTGTCTGAAGACCATTAATAGCAAGAAGTATGGGGTTGATCTGGTCTGCTTCACTGATAGTCCGAGCATAGTTATATACTCCTCAAAAAATGGTTGGGATG AATCTTTGCGGCTTCTTTCTCTGAATGATAACAAGTACTTGCGGTACTTTAAGGGCCACCATGACAG GGTTGTTTCTCTATCTTTGTGCCCTAGAAAGGAGTATTTTATCTCTGGATCGATTGATCGGACTGTTCTGTTATGGGACCAAAGGGCTGAGAGGGCTCAG GGCCTTTTACGGGTGCAAGGTAGGCCGGCGGTATCTTTTGATGATCAAGGCTTGGTTTTCGCAATTGCATATGGAGGGCGTATACGGATGTTCGATTCTCGGAAGTATGATAAG GGACCTTTTGATGTTTTTTCTGTCGGGGGGGATGATTCAGAAGCCAATGTCATAAAATTTAGCAACGATGGCAAGCTTATGCTGTTGACTACCAAAGATGGGCATGTCCACGTGCTTGATTCCTTCCGTGGAAACACT ATATCCACTTATAATGTCAAGCCGGTTTCGAGCTATGCTACATTGGAGGCATCTTTTAGTCCCGATGGAACTCATGTTATATCAG GTTCTGGGGATGGCAGTGTTTATGCTTGGAATGTTAGAGGTGGCAAG GTTGCATGTTGGGGAAGCACCGATACAGAGCCGCCACTAATTAAATGGGCTCCTGGGTGCCTCATGTTCACGACTGGATCATCTGAATTATCCTTCTGGGTTCCCGACTTGTCCAAGCTGGGCTCATTTGCTGGAATAAAGTAG